The following are encoded in a window of Cygnus olor isolate bCygOlo1 chromosome 33 unlocalized genomic scaffold, bCygOlo1.pri.v2 SUPER_33A, whole genome shotgun sequence genomic DNA:
- the LOC121062840 gene encoding glycine-rich cell wall structural protein 1.8-like isoform X13: protein MSPTAPAMAGPRLPSALGLLLLCLCLPDPGAADDCESGSRLAPLMAGVDPCKDPAGFLSPQLPRDGAGSPGGSYSDSGSYGGGPGSSGGSGSYGIKSGSYGGSSGSYGGSGSSGGSGAFPGRGSGSGSYVSPGSSGGKPGSYGSRPGSPGDGSGSFVSPGSGGPPGSYGLVPYGSGFGSGSYGPQGGSGSGSYGGLGSYGGSSSGAYGSSSGSGRPGSQGGFGSGSGSGRPGSQGGFGSGSGSGRPGSQGGFGSGSGRPGSHGGSGSGSGRPGSHGGSGSGSGRPGSQGGSGSQGGSGSGSYGGSSGSYGGSSGSYGLSESYGDDSGFYGGSGSYGGDSGSYGGGSGSYGGGSGSYGGGLGSHGRPGSYGRPGSYGRPGSYGGGSGSYGGSGSYGGGSGSYGGGSGSYGGSGSYGGGSGSYGGPGSYEGGSGSYGGSGSYGGLGSYGGSGSQGGSQRPLYKNPGIPFVPGLRDPARIGGYIPVRRGPTTGSGSTHGSSAGSGSGTATGTYGSGSQGGSQGGSGRGSGGGSGAGSDQAQSGCGGCDE from the exons ATCCAGGCGCTGCCGACGACTGCGAATCGGGATCCCGCTTGGCCCCGCTGATGGCCGGAGTGGATCCCTGCAAGGATCCCGCGGGATtcctcagcccccagctgcccagAGACGGGGCCGGATCCCCCGGGGGATCCTACAGTGACTCGGGATCTTATGGGGGTGGCCCGGGATCCTCTGGAGGATCGGGATCCTATGGGATCAAGTCGGGATCCTATGGGGGCAGCTCGGGATCCTATGGGGGATCGGGATCCTCCGGGGGATCGGGAGCATTCCCAGGACGAGGGAGCGGATCGGGATCCTACGTGTCCCCGGGATCGAGCGGAGGCAAGCCGGGATCCTACGGCAGCAGGCCGGGATCCCCCGGGGATGGCTCGGGATCATTTGTCTCGCCGGGATCCGGTGGGCCGCCGGGATCCTACGGACTGGTGCCCTACGGGAGTGGATTCGGATCGGGGAGCTACGGCCCGCAAGGGGGAAGTGGATCGGGATCCTATGGGGGACTGGGATCCTACGGGGGATCCAGTTCAGGAGCCTATGGAAGCAGCTCAGGATCGGGCAGACCGGGATCCCAAGGGGGATTTGGATCCGGATCGGGATCGGGCAGACCAGGATCCCAAGGGGGATTTG GATCAGGATCAGGATCAGGCAGACCTGGATCCCAAGGGGGATTTGGATCAGGATCAGGCAGGCCTGGATCCCATGGGGGAAGTGGATCGGGATCAGGCAGACCTGGATCCCATGGGGGAAGCGGATCGGGATCGGGCAGACCTGGATCTCAGGGGGGCAGCGGGTCCCAAGGAGGCAGCGGATCGGGTTCCTATGGGGGCAGCTCAGGATCCTATGGGGGCAGCTCAGGATCCTACGGGCTCTCTGAGTCCTACGGGGATGATTCGGGTTTCTACGGGGGATCGGGATCCTATGGGGGGGATTCGGGGTCCTACGGGGGTGGATCAGGGTCCTATGGGGGCGGATCAGGATCTTATGGGGGTGGATTGGGATCCCATGGGAGACCAGGATCCTATGGGAGACCGGGATCCTATGGGAGACCGGGATCCTATGGGGGTGGATCGGGATCTTATGGGGGATCGGGGTCCTATGGGGGTGGATCAGGGTCCTACGGGGGTGGATCGGGATCTTATGGGGGATCGGGATCTTATGGGGGTGGATCAGGCTCCTATGGAGGACCAGGATCCTACGAGGGTGGATCAGGATCCTATGGGGGGTCAGGATCTTATGGGGGATTGGGCTCCTACGGTGGGTCGGGGTCCCAGGGGGGCTCCCAGCGCCCCCTGTACAAGAACCCCGGGATCCCCTTCGTGCCGGGGCTGCGGGATCCAGCCCGGATCGGTGGCTACATCCCTGTGCGCCGCGGCCCCACCACGGGATCGGGATCCACTCACGGCTCCAGCGCGGGATCCGGCTCGGGGACGGCGACCGGGACCTATGGCTCGGGATCCCAAGGGGGATCCCAAGGGGGATCCGGGAGGGGATCTGGGGGGGGATCCGGGGCAGGATCTGACCAAGCCCAGTCCGGCTGCGGGGGCTGTGACGAGTAG
- the LOC121062840 gene encoding glycine-rich cell wall structural protein 1.8-like isoform X7, which yields MSPTAPAMAGPRLPSALGLLLLCLCLPDPGAADDCESGSRLAPLMAGVDPCKDPAGFLSPQLPRDGAGSPGGSYSDSGSYGGGPGSSGGSGSYGIKSGSYGGSSGSYGGSGSSGGSGAFPGRGSGSGSYVSPGSSGGKPGSYGSRPGSPGDGSGSFVSPGSGGPPGSYGLVPYGSGFGSGSYGPQGGSGSGSYGGLGSYGGSSSGAYGSSSGSGRPGSQGGFGSGSGSGRPGSQGGFGSGSGSGRPGSQGGFGSGSGSGSGSGRPGSQGGFGSGSGSGRPGSQGGFGSGSGRPGSHGGSGSGSGRPGSHGGSGSGSGRPGSQGGSGSQGGSGSGSYGGSSGSYGGSSGSYGLSESYGDDSGFYGGSGSYGGDSGSYGGGSGSYGGGSGSYGGGLGSHGRPGSYGRPGSYGRPGSYGGGSGSYGGSGSYGGGSGSYGGGSGSYGGSGSYGGGSGSYGGPGSYEGGSGSYGGSGSYGGLGSYGGSGSQGGSQRPLYKNPGIPFVPGLRDPARIGGYIPVRRGPTTGSGSTHGSSAGSGSGTATGTYGSGSQGGSQGGSGRGSGGGSGAGSDQAQSGCGGCDE from the exons ATCCAGGCGCTGCCGACGACTGCGAATCGGGATCCCGCTTGGCCCCGCTGATGGCCGGAGTGGATCCCTGCAAGGATCCCGCGGGATtcctcagcccccagctgcccagAGACGGGGCCGGATCCCCCGGGGGATCCTACAGTGACTCGGGATCTTATGGGGGTGGCCCGGGATCCTCTGGAGGATCGGGATCCTATGGGATCAAGTCGGGATCCTATGGGGGCAGCTCGGGATCCTATGGGGGATCGGGATCCTCCGGGGGATCGGGAGCATTCCCAGGACGAGGGAGCGGATCGGGATCCTACGTGTCCCCGGGATCGAGCGGAGGCAAGCCGGGATCCTACGGCAGCAGGCCGGGATCCCCCGGGGATGGCTCGGGATCATTTGTCTCGCCGGGATCCGGTGGGCCGCCGGGATCCTACGGACTGGTGCCCTACGGGAGTGGATTCGGATCGGGGAGCTACGGCCCGCAAGGGGGAAGTGGATCGGGATCCTATGGGGGACTGGGATCCTACGGGGGATCCAGTTCAGGAGCCTATGGAAGCAGCTCAGGATCGGGCAGACCGGGATCCCAAGGGGGATTTGGATCCGGATCGGGATCGGGCAGACCAGGATCCCAAGGGGGATTTGGTTCCGGATCGGGATCAGGCAGACCAGGATCCCAAGGGGGATTTGGATCAGGATCAGGATCAGGATCAGGATCAGGCAGACCTGGATCCCAAGGGGGATTTG GATCAGGATCAGGATCAGGCAGACCTGGATCCCAAGGGGGATTTGGATCAGGATCAGGCAGGCCTGGATCCCATGGGGGAAGTGGATCGGGATCAGGCAGACCTGGATCCCATGGGGGAAGCGGATCGGGATCGGGCAGACCTGGATCTCAGGGGGGCAGCGGGTCCCAAGGAGGCAGCGGATCGGGTTCCTATGGGGGCAGCTCAGGATCCTATGGGGGCAGCTCAGGATCCTACGGGCTCTCTGAGTCCTACGGGGATGATTCGGGTTTCTACGGGGGATCGGGATCCTATGGGGGGGATTCGGGGTCCTACGGGGGTGGATCAGGGTCCTATGGGGGCGGATCAGGATCTTATGGGGGTGGATTGGGATCCCATGGGAGACCAGGATCCTATGGGAGACCGGGATCCTATGGGAGACCGGGATCCTATGGGGGTGGATCGGGATCTTATGGGGGATCGGGGTCCTATGGGGGTGGATCAGGGTCCTACGGGGGTGGATCGGGATCTTATGGGGGATCGGGATCTTATGGGGGTGGATCAGGCTCCTATGGAGGACCAGGATCCTACGAGGGTGGATCAGGATCCTATGGGGGGTCAGGATCTTATGGGGGATTGGGCTCCTACGGTGGGTCGGGGTCCCAGGGGGGCTCCCAGCGCCCCCTGTACAAGAACCCCGGGATCCCCTTCGTGCCGGGGCTGCGGGATCCAGCCCGGATCGGTGGCTACATCCCTGTGCGCCGCGGCCCCACCACGGGATCGGGATCCACTCACGGCTCCAGCGCGGGATCCGGCTCGGGGACGGCGACCGGGACCTATGGCTCGGGATCCCAAGGGGGATCCCAAGGGGGATCCGGGAGGGGATCTGGGGGGGGATCCGGGGCAGGATCTGACCAAGCCCAGTCCGGCTGCGGGGGCTGTGACGAGTAG
- the LOC121062840 gene encoding glycine-rich cell wall structural protein 1.8-like isoform X12 → MSPTAPAMAGPRLPSALGLLLLCLCLPDPGAADDCESGSRLAPLMAGVDPCKDPAGFLSPQLPRDGAGSPGGSYSDSGSYGGGPGSSGGSGSYGIKSGSYGGSSGSYGGSGSSGGSGAFPGRGSGSGSYVSPGSSGGKPGSYGSRPGSPGDGSGSFVSPGSGGPPGSYGLVPYGSGFGSGSYGPQGGSGSGSYGGLGSYGGSSSGAYGSSSGSGRPGSQGGFGSGSGSGRPGSQGGFGSGSGSGSGRPGSQGGFGSGSGRPGSHGGSGSGSGRPGSHGGSGSGSGRPGSQGGSGSQGGSGSGSYGGSSGSYGGSSGSYGLSESYGDDSGFYGGSGSYGGDSGSYGGGSGSYGGGSGSYGGGLGSHGRPGSYGRPGSYGRPGSYGGGSGSYGGSGSYGGGSGSYGGGSGSYGGSGSYGGGSGSYGGPGSYEGGSGSYGGSGSYGGLGSYGGSGSQGGSQRPLYKNPGIPFVPGLRDPARIGGYIPVRRGPTTGSGSTHGSSAGSGSGTATGTYGSGSQGGSQGGSGRGSGGGSGAGSDQAQSGCGGCDE, encoded by the exons ATCCAGGCGCTGCCGACGACTGCGAATCGGGATCCCGCTTGGCCCCGCTGATGGCCGGAGTGGATCCCTGCAAGGATCCCGCGGGATtcctcagcccccagctgcccagAGACGGGGCCGGATCCCCCGGGGGATCCTACAGTGACTCGGGATCTTATGGGGGTGGCCCGGGATCCTCTGGAGGATCGGGATCCTATGGGATCAAGTCGGGATCCTATGGGGGCAGCTCGGGATCCTATGGGGGATCGGGATCCTCCGGGGGATCGGGAGCATTCCCAGGACGAGGGAGCGGATCGGGATCCTACGTGTCCCCGGGATCGAGCGGAGGCAAGCCGGGATCCTACGGCAGCAGGCCGGGATCCCCCGGGGATGGCTCGGGATCATTTGTCTCGCCGGGATCCGGTGGGCCGCCGGGATCCTACGGACTGGTGCCCTACGGGAGTGGATTCGGATCGGGGAGCTACGGCCCGCAAGGGGGAAGTGGATCGGGATCCTATGGGGGACTGGGATCCTACGGGGGATCCAGTTCAGGAGCCTATGGAAGCAGCTCAGGATCGGGCAGACCGGGATCCCAAGGGGGATTTGGATCCGGATCGGGATCGGGCAGACCAGGATCCCAAGGGGGATTTG GATCAGGATCAGGATCAGGATCAGGCAGACCTGGATCCCAAGGGGGATTTGGATCAGGATCAGGCAGGCCTGGATCCCATGGGGGAAGTGGATCGGGATCAGGCAGACCTGGATCCCATGGGGGAAGCGGATCGGGATCGGGCAGACCTGGATCTCAGGGGGGCAGCGGGTCCCAAGGAGGCAGCGGATCGGGTTCCTATGGGGGCAGCTCAGGATCCTATGGGGGCAGCTCAGGATCCTACGGGCTCTCTGAGTCCTACGGGGATGATTCGGGTTTCTACGGGGGATCGGGATCCTATGGGGGGGATTCGGGGTCCTACGGGGGTGGATCAGGGTCCTATGGGGGCGGATCAGGATCTTATGGGGGTGGATTGGGATCCCATGGGAGACCAGGATCCTATGGGAGACCGGGATCCTATGGGAGACCGGGATCCTATGGGGGTGGATCGGGATCTTATGGGGGATCGGGGTCCTATGGGGGTGGATCAGGGTCCTACGGGGGTGGATCGGGATCTTATGGGGGATCGGGATCTTATGGGGGTGGATCAGGCTCCTATGGAGGACCAGGATCCTACGAGGGTGGATCAGGATCCTATGGGGGGTCAGGATCTTATGGGGGATTGGGCTCCTACGGTGGGTCGGGGTCCCAGGGGGGCTCCCAGCGCCCCCTGTACAAGAACCCCGGGATCCCCTTCGTGCCGGGGCTGCGGGATCCAGCCCGGATCGGTGGCTACATCCCTGTGCGCCGCGGCCCCACCACGGGATCGGGATCCACTCACGGCTCCAGCGCGGGATCCGGCTCGGGGACGGCGACCGGGACCTATGGCTCGGGATCCCAAGGGGGATCCCAAGGGGGATCCGGGAGGGGATCTGGGGGGGGATCCGGGGCAGGATCTGACCAAGCCCAGTCCGGCTGCGGGGGCTGTGACGAGTAG
- the LOC121062840 gene encoding glycine-rich cell wall structural protein 1.8-like isoform X6 — protein MSPTAPAMAGPRLPSALGLLLLCLCLPDPGAADDCESGSRLAPLMAGVDPCKDPAGFLSPQLPRDGAGSPGGSYSDSGSYGGGPGSSGGSGSYGIKSGSYGGSSGSYGGSGSSGGSGAFPGRGSGSGSYVSPGSSGGKPGSYGSRPGSPGDGSGSFVSPGSGGPPGSYGLVPYGSGFGSGSYGPQGGSGSGSYGGLGSYGGSSSGAYGSSSGSGRPGSQGGFGSGSGSGRPGSQGGFGSGSGSGRPGSQGGFGSGSGSGSGSGRPGSQGGFGSGSGSGSGRPGSQGGFGSGSGRPGSHGGSGSGSGRPGSHGGSGSGSGRPGSQGGSGSQGGSGSGSYGGSSGSYGGSSGSYGLSESYGDDSGFYGGSGSYGGDSGSYGGGSGSYGGGSGSYGGGLGSHGRPGSYGRPGSYGRPGSYGGGSGSYGGSGSYGGGSGSYGGGSGSYGGSGSYGGGSGSYGGPGSYEGGSGSYGGSGSYGGLGSYGGSGSQGGSQRPLYKNPGIPFVPGLRDPARIGGYIPVRRGPTTGSGSTHGSSAGSGSGTATGTYGSGSQGGSQGGSGRGSGGGSGAGSDQAQSGCGGCDE, from the exons ATCCAGGCGCTGCCGACGACTGCGAATCGGGATCCCGCTTGGCCCCGCTGATGGCCGGAGTGGATCCCTGCAAGGATCCCGCGGGATtcctcagcccccagctgcccagAGACGGGGCCGGATCCCCCGGGGGATCCTACAGTGACTCGGGATCTTATGGGGGTGGCCCGGGATCCTCTGGAGGATCGGGATCCTATGGGATCAAGTCGGGATCCTATGGGGGCAGCTCGGGATCCTATGGGGGATCGGGATCCTCCGGGGGATCGGGAGCATTCCCAGGACGAGGGAGCGGATCGGGATCCTACGTGTCCCCGGGATCGAGCGGAGGCAAGCCGGGATCCTACGGCAGCAGGCCGGGATCCCCCGGGGATGGCTCGGGATCATTTGTCTCGCCGGGATCCGGTGGGCCGCCGGGATCCTACGGACTGGTGCCCTACGGGAGTGGATTCGGATCGGGGAGCTACGGCCCGCAAGGGGGAAGTGGATCGGGATCCTATGGGGGACTGGGATCCTACGGGGGATCCAGTTCAGGAGCCTATGGAAGCAGCTCAGGATCGGGCAGACCGGGATCCCAAGGGGGATTTGGATCCGGATCGGGATCGGGCAGACCAGGATCCCAAGGGGGATTTGGTTCCGGATCGGGATCAGGCAGACCAGGATCCCAAGGGGGATTTGGATCAGGATCAGGATCAGGATCAGGATCAGGCAGACCTGGATCCCAAGGGGGATTTG GATCAGGATCAGGATCAGGATCAGGCAGACCTGGATCCCAAGGGGGATTTGGATCAGGATCAGGCAGGCCTGGATCCCATGGGGGAAGTGGATCGGGATCAGGCAGACCTGGATCCCATGGGGGAAGCGGATCGGGATCGGGCAGACCTGGATCTCAGGGGGGCAGCGGGTCCCAAGGAGGCAGCGGATCGGGTTCCTATGGGGGCAGCTCAGGATCCTATGGGGGCAGCTCAGGATCCTACGGGCTCTCTGAGTCCTACGGGGATGATTCGGGTTTCTACGGGGGATCGGGATCCTATGGGGGGGATTCGGGGTCCTACGGGGGTGGATCAGGGTCCTATGGGGGCGGATCAGGATCTTATGGGGGTGGATTGGGATCCCATGGGAGACCAGGATCCTATGGGAGACCGGGATCCTATGGGAGACCGGGATCCTATGGGGGTGGATCGGGATCTTATGGGGGATCGGGGTCCTATGGGGGTGGATCAGGGTCCTACGGGGGTGGATCGGGATCTTATGGGGGATCGGGATCTTATGGGGGTGGATCAGGCTCCTATGGAGGACCAGGATCCTACGAGGGTGGATCAGGATCCTATGGGGGGTCAGGATCTTATGGGGGATTGGGCTCCTACGGTGGGTCGGGGTCCCAGGGGGGCTCCCAGCGCCCCCTGTACAAGAACCCCGGGATCCCCTTCGTGCCGGGGCTGCGGGATCCAGCCCGGATCGGTGGCTACATCCCTGTGCGCCGCGGCCCCACCACGGGATCGGGATCCACTCACGGCTCCAGCGCGGGATCCGGCTCGGGGACGGCGACCGGGACCTATGGCTCGGGATCCCAAGGGGGATCCCAAGGGGGATCCGGGAGGGGATCTGGGGGGGGATCCGGGGCAGGATCTGACCAAGCCCAGTCCGGCTGCGGGGGCTGTGACGAGTAG
- the LOC121062840 gene encoding glycine-rich cell wall structural protein 1.8-like isoform X3 — protein MSPTAPAMAGPRLPSALGLLLLCLCLPDPGAADDCESGSRLAPLMAGVDPCKDPAGFLSPQLPRDGAGSPGGSYSDSGSYGGGPGSSGGSGSYGIKSGSYGGSSGSYGGSGSSGGSGAFPGRGSGSGSYVSPGSSGGKPGSYGSRPGSPGDGSGSFVSPGSGGPPGSYGLVPYGSGFGSGSYGPQGGSGSGSYGGLGSYGGSSSGAYGSSSGSGRPGSQGGFGSGSGSGRPGSQGGFGSGSGSGRPGSQGGFGSGSGSGSGSGRPGSQGGFGSGSGSGRPGSQGGFGSGSGSGSGRPGSQGGFGSGSGRPGSHGGSGSGSGRPGSHGGSGSGSGRPGSQGGSGSQGGSGSGSYGGSSGSYGGSSGSYGLSESYGDDSGFYGGSGSYGGDSGSYGGGSGSYGGGSGSYGGGLGSHGRPGSYGRPGSYGRPGSYGGGSGSYGGSGSYGGGSGSYGGGSGSYGGSGSYGGGSGSYGGPGSYEGGSGSYGGSGSYGGLGSYGGSGSQGGSQRPLYKNPGIPFVPGLRDPARIGGYIPVRRGPTTGSGSTHGSSAGSGSGTATGTYGSGSQGGSQGGSGRGSGGGSGAGSDQAQSGCGGCDE, from the exons ATCCAGGCGCTGCCGACGACTGCGAATCGGGATCCCGCTTGGCCCCGCTGATGGCCGGAGTGGATCCCTGCAAGGATCCCGCGGGATtcctcagcccccagctgcccagAGACGGGGCCGGATCCCCCGGGGGATCCTACAGTGACTCGGGATCTTATGGGGGTGGCCCGGGATCCTCTGGAGGATCGGGATCCTATGGGATCAAGTCGGGATCCTATGGGGGCAGCTCGGGATCCTATGGGGGATCGGGATCCTCCGGGGGATCGGGAGCATTCCCAGGACGAGGGAGCGGATCGGGATCCTACGTGTCCCCGGGATCGAGCGGAGGCAAGCCGGGATCCTACGGCAGCAGGCCGGGATCCCCCGGGGATGGCTCGGGATCATTTGTCTCGCCGGGATCCGGTGGGCCGCCGGGATCCTACGGACTGGTGCCCTACGGGAGTGGATTCGGATCGGGGAGCTACGGCCCGCAAGGGGGAAGTGGATCGGGATCCTATGGGGGACTGGGATCCTACGGGGGATCCAGTTCAGGAGCCTATGGAAGCAGCTCAGGATCGGGCAGACCGGGATCCCAAGGGGGATTTGGATCCGGATCGGGATCGGGCAGACCAGGATCCCAAGGGGGATTTGGTTCCGGATCGGGATCAGGCAGACCAGGATCCCAAGGGGGATTTGGATCAGGATCAGGATCAGGATCAGGATCAGGCAGACCTGGATCCCAAGGGGGATTTGGTTCCGGATCAGGATCGGGCAGACCTGGATCCCAAGGGGGATTTG GATCAGGATCAGGATCAGGATCAGGCAGACCTGGATCCCAAGGGGGATTTGGATCAGGATCAGGCAGGCCTGGATCCCATGGGGGAAGTGGATCGGGATCAGGCAGACCTGGATCCCATGGGGGAAGCGGATCGGGATCGGGCAGACCTGGATCTCAGGGGGGCAGCGGGTCCCAAGGAGGCAGCGGATCGGGTTCCTATGGGGGCAGCTCAGGATCCTATGGGGGCAGCTCAGGATCCTACGGGCTCTCTGAGTCCTACGGGGATGATTCGGGTTTCTACGGGGGATCGGGATCCTATGGGGGGGATTCGGGGTCCTACGGGGGTGGATCAGGGTCCTATGGGGGCGGATCAGGATCTTATGGGGGTGGATTGGGATCCCATGGGAGACCAGGATCCTATGGGAGACCGGGATCCTATGGGAGACCGGGATCCTATGGGGGTGGATCGGGATCTTATGGGGGATCGGGGTCCTATGGGGGTGGATCAGGGTCCTACGGGGGTGGATCGGGATCTTATGGGGGATCGGGATCTTATGGGGGTGGATCAGGCTCCTATGGAGGACCAGGATCCTACGAGGGTGGATCAGGATCCTATGGGGGGTCAGGATCTTATGGGGGATTGGGCTCCTACGGTGGGTCGGGGTCCCAGGGGGGCTCCCAGCGCCCCCTGTACAAGAACCCCGGGATCCCCTTCGTGCCGGGGCTGCGGGATCCAGCCCGGATCGGTGGCTACATCCCTGTGCGCCGCGGCCCCACCACGGGATCGGGATCCACTCACGGCTCCAGCGCGGGATCCGGCTCGGGGACGGCGACCGGGACCTATGGCTCGGGATCCCAAGGGGGATCCCAAGGGGGATCCGGGAGGGGATCTGGGGGGGGATCCGGGGCAGGATCTGACCAAGCCCAGTCCGGCTGCGGGGGCTGTGACGAGTAG
- the LOC121062840 gene encoding glycine-rich cell wall structural protein 1.8-like isoform X14: MSPTAPAMAGPRLPSALGLLLLCLCLPDPGAADDCESGSRLAPLMAGVDPCKDPAGFLSPQLPRDGAGSPGGSYSDSGSYGGGPGSSGGSGSYGIKSGSYGGSSGSYGGSGSSGGSSGSYGGLGSYGGSSSGAYGSSSGSGRPGSQGGFGSGSGSGRPGSQGGFGSGSGSGRPGSQGGFGSGSGSGSGSGRPGSQGGFGSGSGSGRPGSQGGFGSGSGSGRPGSQGGSGSGSGSGSGSGSGSGRPGSQGGFGSGSGRPGSHGGSGSGSGRPGSHGGSGSGSGRPGSQGGSGSQGGSGSGSYGGSSGSYGGSSGSYGLSESYGDDSGFYGGSGSYGGDSGSYGGGSGSYGGGSGSYGGGLGSHGRPGSYGRPGSYGRPGSYGGGSGSYGGSGSYGGGSGSYGGGSGSYGGSGSYGGGSGSYGGPGSYEGGSGSYGGSGSYGGLGSYGGSGSQGGSQRPLYKNPGIPFVPGLRDPARIGGYIPVRRGPTTGSGSTHGSSAGSGSGTATGTYGSGSQGGSQGGSGRGSGGGSGAGSDQAQSGCGGCDE; encoded by the exons ATCCAGGCGCTGCCGACGACTGCGAATCGGGATCCCGCTTGGCCCCGCTGATGGCCGGAGTGGATCCCTGCAAGGATCCCGCGGGATtcctcagcccccagctgcccagAGACGGGGCCGGATCCCCCGGGGGATCCTACAGTGACTCGGGATCTTATGGGGGTGGCCCGGGATCCTCTGGAGGATCGGGATCCTATGGGATCAAGTCGGGATCCTATGGGGGCAGCTCGGGATCCTATGGGGGATCGGGATCCTCCGGGGGATC ATCGGGATCCTATGGGGGACTGGGATCCTACGGGGGATCCAGTTCAGGAGCCTATGGAAGCAGCTCAGGATCGGGCAGACCGGGATCCCAAGGGGGATTTGGATCCGGATCGGGATCGGGCAGACCAGGATCCCAAGGGGGATTTGGTTCCGGATCGGGATCAGGCAGACCAGGATCCCAAGGGGGATTTGGATCAGGATCAGGATCAGGATCAGGATCAGGCAGACCTGGATCCCAAGGGGGATTTGGTTCCGGATCAGGATCGGGCAGACCTGGATCCCAAGGGGGATTTGGATCCGGATCGGGATCGGGCAGACCTGGATCCCAAGGGGGATCTGGATCAGGATCAGGATCAGGATCAGGATCAGGATCAGGATCAGGCAGACCTGGATCCCAAGGGGGATTTGGATCAGGATCAGGCAGGCCTGGATCCCATGGGGGAAGTGGATCGGGATCAGGCAGACCTGGATCCCATGGGGGAAGCGGATCGGGATCGGGCAGACCTGGATCTCAGGGGGGCAGCGGGTCCCAAGGAGGCAGCGGATCGGGTTCCTATGGGGGCAGCTCAGGATCCTATGGGGGCAGCTCAGGATCCTACGGGCTCTCTGAGTCCTACGGGGATGATTCGGGTTTCTACGGGGGATCGGGATCCTATGGGGGGGATTCGGGGTCCTACGGGGGTGGATCAGGGTCCTATGGGGGCGGATCAGGATCTTATGGGGGTGGATTGGGATCCCATGGGAGACCAGGATCCTATGGGAGACCGGGATCCTATGGGAGACCGGGATCCTATGGGGGTGGATCGGGATCTTATGGGGGATCGGGGTCCTATGGGGGTGGATCAGGGTCCTACGGGGGTGGATCGGGATCTTATGGGGGATCGGGATCTTATGGGGGTGGATCAGGCTCCTATGGAGGACCAGGATCCTACGAGGGTGGATCAGGATCCTATGGGGGGTCAGGATCTTATGGGGGATTGGGCTCCTACGGTGGGTCGGGGTCCCAGGGGGGCTCCCAGCGCCCCCTGTACAAGAACCCCGGGATCCCCTTCGTGCCGGGGCTGCGGGATCCAGCCCGGATCGGTGGCTACATCCCTGTGCGCCGCGGCCCCACCACGGGATCGGGATCCACTCACGGCTCCAGCGCGGGATCCGGCTCGGGGACGGCGACCGGGACCTATGGCTCGGGATCCCAAGGGGGATCCCAAGGGGGATCCGGGAGGGGATCTGGGGGGGGATCCGGGGCAGGATCTGACCAAGCCCAGTCCGGCTGCGGGGGCTGTGACGAGTAG